The Triticum urartu cultivar G1812 chromosome 5, Tu2.1, whole genome shotgun sequence genome contains the following window.
cttgtgaaaagactctttcccacaagtcgagcttcatagacggtaacattaccgtccacgcccgtcttcttcttaaagatccatttatctcaatggcttgccgatcatcgggcaagtccaccaaagtccatactttgttctgatacatggatcctatctcggatttcatggcttctaaccatttgtcagaatacgggcccaccatcgcttctccatagctcgtaggttcattgttgtccaacaacatgatatctaagacaggattaccgtaccactcaggagtagtacatatccttgttgacctatgaggttcgacagcaacttgatccgaagcttcatgatcactatcattaacttcctattcaacagacatAGGCgtcacagaaaacatctttctatgttgcgtcactctctggttgaagtaaaggttcaacaacctcatcaagttctatcttcctcccactcattctttcgagagaaactccttctcgagagaggacccgttcttagcgacaaacaatttgccctcggatctgagatagaaggtgtacccaactgtcacctttgggtttcctatgaagatgtgtttgtccgctttgggttcgagcttctccggctgaagccttaagcattgcagccccaaacattaagaaacgacaactttggtttcttgccaaaccaatgttcacacgacgtcgtcccaacggacttatatggtgtcctatctaaagtgaatgcagctgtctctaacgcataacctcaaaatgaaaacggtagattgataagagacatcatagatcgcaccatatctcataaggtttaCGACGTCCGGACGCACCATAAcccagtggtgttccaggtggcttcaactgtgaaacaattccacaatgtcttaagcgtttgccaaactcataactcagatattctcattgatcagatcgtaggaatttgatcttcttgttatgatgattcttaacttcactcggAAATcacttgaacttttcaaacgtttcagacttgtgcttcattaagtaaatatacctatatctactcaaatcgtctgtgaagatgagaaaatagcgatatccaccgcacgcttcaattctcattggatcacacgcatcagcatgtatgatttccaacaagtcacttgcccgtttcattgtacctgaaagcggggtcttagtcatcctgcccatgaggcatggctcgcatgtgtcaagcgattcaaaatcaagtgactccaaacatccatcgacatggagtttcttcatgcatcttacgccaatatgacctaaacggcagtgccacgagaaagtggtactatcattattaactctacatcttttggcgtgaacatgtgtattaccacgaccgagattcaatgaaccattcacatagggtgcatgaccatgaaaggtattattcatgtaaatagaataaccattattccctaacttaaatgaataaccgtattgcaatgaacatgatctaatcatattcatgctcaacgtagacacctgataacatttatctaggttcaatactaatcccgaaggcagatggagcgtgcgatggtgatcttatcaactttggaaacacttccaacaaacatcgtcacctcgcccttagccagtctccgtttagtccgtagcttttgcttcaagtcaccaataatagcaactgaaccggtatccaatccccaggtgctaccaggagtactagtgaggtacacattaataacacatatatactttgttgaagttgccagccttcttatctaccatgcatttggggtaattccactaccagtgaccattccccttacaatagaagcactcagtctcgggtttgggttcaaccttgggttccttcacagaagcggcaactggtttgccatccatgaagtttcccttctagcccttgcccttcttgaaaccagtggtcttgttaaaccatcaacacttgatgctccttcttgatttctaccttttgcggtcttaagcatcGCGAACAGCttcgggatcaactccatcccttgcatgtcatagttcatcatgaagatctagtagcttagtgatagtggctagagaactctatcaatcactatcttatctggaagtttaagtCCCAcctgatttaagtgattgtagcacccagacattctgagcacatgctcactagctgagctattctcctccatcttgttggcaaaagaacttgtcagaggtctcatacctctcaacacgggcatgagcctgaaatcccaatttcaactcttggaacatctcatatgtcttatggcgttcaaaacgtcattggaatcctgattctaagccataaagtatggtgcactaaactatcaagtagtcatcaggatgtgtctgtcaggtgttcacaacatccacagacgacgttgtaggggtttgcacatcgagcggtgcatcaaagacgtaagccttctgtgtagtagtgaggacactcctcggactacggacccagtccgcatcattgcttagaatatctttcaacttggtatttctctaggaacgtattgaaacagggagctataacgtgagctatttatctacaacatatttgaaaagacaatttagactatgttcatgacaattaggttcatctaatcaaattattcaatgaactcccactcagatagacatccctctagtcatctaagtgatacatgatccgaatcgactaggccgtgtccgatcatcacgtgagacggactagtcatcaacggtgaacatctcatgttgatcgtatcttctatacgactcatgttcgacctttcagtcttccgtgttccgaggccatgtctgtacatgctaggctcgtcaagtcaacctaagtgtttcgcatgtgttccgaggccatgtctgtacatgctaggctcgtcaacacccgttgtattcgaacgttagaatctatcacacccgatcatcacgtggtgcttcgaaacaatgaaccttcacaacggtgcacagttagggggaacactttcttgaagttattgcgagggatcatcttatttaagctaccgtcgttctaagcaaataagatgtaaaacatgataaacatcacatgcaatcaaatagtgacatgatatggccaatatcatttgctccttttgatctccatcttcggggctccatgatcatcgttgtcaccggcatgacaccatgatctccatcatcatgatctccatcatcgtgtcttcttgaagttgtctcgtcatctattacttctactactatggctaacgctttagcaataaagtaaagtaagtACATgtcgtttatgttgacacgcaggtcataaataaattaagacaactcctatggctcctgccggttgtcatactcatcgacatgcaagtcgtgattcctattacaagaacatgatcaatctcatacatcacatatatcattcatcacatccttttggccatatcacatcacacggcatatgctgcaaaaacaagttagacgtcctctaattgttgttgcaagtttttacgtggctgctataggtttctagcaagaacgtttcttacctatgccaaaaccacaacgtgatatgccaatttctatttacccttcataaagacccttttcatcgaatccgatccgactaaagtgggagagacagtcacccgctagccaccttatgcaactagtgcatgtcagtcggtggaaccagtctcacgtaagcgtacgtgtaaggtcggtccgggccgcttcatcccacgatgccgccgaatcaagataagactagtaacggcaagtaaattgacaaaatcgacgctcacaacaacttgtgttctactcgtgcatagaaactacgcataaacctgtatccgataccactgttggggatcatagcagaaattcaaaattttctacgcatcaccaagatcaatctatggagtaatctagcaacgaggggaaggagaatgcatctacatacccttgtagatcgctaagcggaagcgttcaagtgaacgggcttgatggagtcgtactcgtcgtgatccaaatcaccgatgatcctagtgccgaacggacggcacctccgtgttcaacacacgtacagcccggtgacgtctcctacgccttgatccagcaaggggagaaggagaggttggggaagactccatccagcagcagcacgacggcgtggtggtggtggaggagcgcgggactccagcagggcttcgccaagcactacgtgagacgaggagggagagaggtagggctgcaccaacagggagATGATCTCGCGTGtgttgcagcccccaatacctcaagtatatataggggaaggggaggggctgcgcccccatctagggttccctccctaggggtggcggcagccccaaaacccatctagggttgcggccaaggggggagagaggggggcgcacctagggtgggccttaaggcccatctggacctagggtttgccccctcccactctcccttgcgccttgggccttggtgggaggggccccagcccacctaggggctggtcccttcccactattggcccatgtaggcctccggggctggtggccccacctggtggacccccggacccctccggtggtcccggtacactaccggtgatgcccggaacacttccggtggccaaaaccatacttcctatatatcaatctttacctacggaccattccggaactccttgtgacgtccgggatctcatccgggactccgaacaacattcggtaaccgcgtacatactttccctataaccctagcgtcatcgaaccttaagtgtgtagaccctacgggttcgggaaccatgcagacatgaccgagacacctctccggctaataaccaatagagggatctggatacccatgttggatcccacatgttccacgatgatctcatcggatgaaccatgatgtcgaggattcaatcaatctcgtattcaattccctttgtctagcggtacgatacttgcccgagattcgatcatcggtatcccgataccttgttcaatctcattaccggcaagtctctttactcgttccgtaacacatcatcccgtgatcaactccttggtcacattgtgcccattatgatgatgtcctaccgagtgggcccagagatacctctccgtttacacggagtgacaaatcccagtctcgattcgtgccaacccaacagacactttcagagatacctgtagtgtacctttatagccacccagttacgttgtgacgtttggcacacccaaagcactcctacggtatccgggagttgcacaatctcatggtctaaggaaatgatacttgacattagaaaagctttagcatacgaactacacgatctttgtgctaggcttaggattgggtcttgtccatcacatcattctcctaatgatgtgatcccgttatcaaggacatccaatgtccatggtcaggaaaccgtaaccatctattgatcaacgagctagtcaactagaggcttactagggacatggtgttgtctatgtatccacacatgtatctgagtttcctatcaatacaattctagcatggataataaacgattatcatgaacaatgaaatataataataataactaatttattattgcctctagggcatatttccaacatcaggagcctgaggagccaccttgcctgacgcactaacttgaatctctgtcttcatggaggagtcagccgtggcgtatttgtctgctatgatcagcagctcgtcgagggtttccggctcatcgcagagaagcttgtgcttgaggacGGTGCCCTCTCGGCATCCTACAGTGAAGTACTcaatagcctgcacctcgtgcacgccctcgcaggagttgcggagctcggcccagcgcgtgaggtagtcgtgagttgactcgttggggccctgcacgcacaaggagagctggcgaggTTTGGGAGGCCGCTTGTatgtgctggtgaagttgcgaacgaaggcgtcggtgaagtcgacccaactgttgatgctgcGAGGCCTTAAGCTGTTCAACCACGTCCGGgtcgtgccctggagcatgagcggaacgtacttcacggcaacacgcttgttgccgtttgctatgctgacggccatggagtagtcgactagccagtcttccggctttaCGGAGCCGGTGTATTTGGGTGTGTCTTTGGGGAacgtgaaccctttggggaagggctcatctcggatgcgggggccgaaacacggcggacccaactcatcatcttcttcaagcgccagggatcggtggagacggtcgatccggtggcgggcgtcattctctccgactccctctcggcggccaaggcggtcgccgagcgtcgggtgatcaacaggcggcggggagactcgcctttccctgcgagggggaggaggcggacaATCGTTCCGTCGTTCCACTgttcttgggcggccgtctcggtcgcgctctatggtgatgcgagtcggactgcggctggcagccggctccttgtctttTCTTCCACGGACGCCACCAGTCAGTGTCCGAGACGTCGCTCCTTGGTCTTGGCGGGGAGGCAGGTTGTCATTATGTCGGTGCGGCGCATtagtgcggcagccggcctcgttctgctcCGCAGCCGCGTCAAGGAGTCGCTGGACGCGCTCCGTCATCAAGCGACGTTCTTTGCCCTCGAACTTGTCCAGCTCGTCtgccgccgcctgggcggctcgaatgttctccgcaggcGTGGCGTAAACGGGGCGATTTGCGCCAAACAGGTCGGcgatggccacgccgcgctgctggaccatgtcaaggcggctaggcccagctggagccggcgtgccgcccacaacgcggtccatctcgcgctggtaggcctctaataggcgtctcatgctggccagctttttggcgccttcgactagccgaaggcggcgcgcctccagcGTCTCGGCGTCGGCGTCTTCGGGAATGGGCGCTgccaggtcttgcagcgccgcgttGAGCGGGTCATAATCACCCCCGCCAGAGTGCTCGTTGTGATCAATGACAAGCACTTTCGTGACGGTGCTTCCGCCGCTCTCCGCGCAAGGGAGCGGCTCATCGTAGACCACCATGTTGGTGGGGAACGTGTcaagcgacgcggtgtcggagtcgaccaacaCCGGATtagtggagcctacggactccaagtccccagctagctcgctggcgacgtggagttgatcaaggaggcccgcgaggaggctctcggggccgcctGTGCCCGCGTCGAatgcgggctcgtcggagaggcggacctcgccgacaagatcggcgaggcaactggccgcgcaggcgattttagcgccatgcagcgcgtcggcgcagactccgtctggcgtgccgggctggctgcgctcgccagggaggaaaagggttcccgtccagaacaggtctccggacgacggtgcactaggccccacggtgggcgccaaatgtcgggggttgggtgcgacatatgccaatggatggcttatcatgatgggggcgagtagaacgtcgccggtgcctggaaacgggatgaggcgtggacacgaacgccggcgtactttacccagtttcgggctctcctaggagataacacccctagtcctgctctgcggggtttCCGCAcgatcactaaggcaaagtgaaTACAAGGgcgctcctcgagctgtatgctgaAGGTAGGAGAAGGCAGGGTCAGGTCTTTCCCCCCCTCTGTGATCTGGTCTAGTTTTAATGGATcagaaccctttgcatgggtgccctggggggtttatataggcctaccccccaggggtacaatggtaaactgtctgggcgcagggcccagccgtcggtctcttcgcctgccggcccttctgccgactgctggggcccgccgattgATGGGCCCCgtcgactggtctggtacggagccgacaagCCGTACCCGCCGCTTGCGAGTCTTGctggctgctgattactgtagccgtgcctctaacgacgcaggcttggtcatggggtcgtggctacagccccgccgtctggcaggtgatcactgtagccactccaTGTCTCGTCCGGTTGATAGCGTGGTGAACCCAtgggaggggcaggccgactCCCGGGGGCCGGCTCCCTACGGGTCTGATTGGTGGCGCCCTCGCCGTCTTCCGGACTCTCGCTGACTGGTAGGGCCCGTCATCCGTGGACCGTACCGTcaggccgtcgtgggcacagaCTCCGACCACTGttgctgatgtcagggatggcatggcaacagtgccgcgccagACAGAGATCTCTGTTGGTACAACGCACTGTGGTCTAGCCATCTCTTGGAAAAGGGAAGGGAGTGGGCTTTACTATTGCCACTCCCTGTCCCATCCCCCTGATGAGGGCATGAGCTTTGTTGGTGCCGTGGGCCGACTCCCCGTGGCCTGCTTCTTCGGAAGCCGCCAGGCGGAGTCGGCCGGTCTTGACCTCGCCTCTAGGACTCGGACGCATGCAGGCGGCCGACTTTCCTTCTGCCGTCCTCCAGAAGGCGGTTCTTCATCTGTCGTCTCgaggggcgcagtcagccccgatgtcttgaaaggttttgggcctcgggttagcctacccgtggcccattactccgacaaccACCATGCCAGGCAGATTAAGGCTGACTTGCCGGTCAGCTCGCTTGAGGTCTCCCACATCCATGTTAAAAAAATGTTTGAAATGTATGCGGACAACATTGGATGGCGACCTCCCACGTCCATGTCGGCGAATTAATCCTCTATGTCTACAAACGGATGCAGAAGGAAATTTGCGAGTCACCGTTAGAGATGTCCTTAGCTTGTACCTAACTTACACTGCAGCGAATTACACATAATTTAGATGGTTATAAGTTCTTAATGGTAAAATCAGCACAACGGGGTTCACTAAGAGATGACATCACTGTCAACTACGGGTGGTGACATTAATGTCGAGATTTGCTGATTCAATCTCTCGGAGATCTTTTATATTAAAAGAATTGTCAAATGTTCGTGTGCATTCTTATTGTACGTGTGTGTTTGTAAGCGCTTGCGCGTACCACGTTTCTCTGAAAAAAAAGAAACATCATGCCCCTTCTGTCAGACAAATTGCGGGTCCCATTTGTCAGCCAAACAGAGTTCAGTGGAAGCCAACATACAAGAGTCCTGGGAAAAAAAACATACAAGAGTCCACGCGTGGTGGCTGCGGTTTGCAGTTGGAGGCCGAGCCGGAGACGAGACCTCGTCCAGTCCGCCTTCCCATCGCAGTCCGCACGCAACAAGAAACAAACCAGTTCCAAATCTACTCCGCTTCCAATCTGGGCCGTCCAGTCCCCGTCCGCAACTTCTTAAACCCCGGCGAGCCCAACCGAACCCCACCCCGGACCCAAACAAACAACCCTAGCCTTCCGCGTCGCCCACGCGCGCCTCGCCTCCGCCGCTTTTCTCTCCGCCCCGAAAACAGACTCGCCGCCCCCCCATCCCATTGCCGTCCTCCTCGCCGACCGATGGCGCTGGAGACGCGGAAGCTCTACGTCGGCGGCCTCCTGCCGTCGGCGCAGCAGGAAGAACTCAAGGAGCACTTCAGCCGCTACGGCGAGGTGCTGTGCGTCCGGGTCGTGCGAGACTGGGAGTCGGACCAGTGCCGCGGCTTCGCGTTCGTCGAGTTTGCCGACGACGAGGGCCCGCGCGCCGCGCTCCACGAGAAGGAGAAGGCAAACCACGTTTTCGGCGGCCGCACGGTGAGACtcctcctcttttttttttcttttttttttgaaacgcTCGACTGAATCTGTGGTGGCGACTGCTGTAGGCGTTGTTAGGGCATTCAAAACTTGTTTATTAATCATAACTTATTTGGGTATCGTCGATTCGTTTAGTAAATTAGATCTGTTCTGGTTAATGCTGTTTACCGTCAGCTTTAATTCTTAAAGAAAGGCATTGCTTTCTTTCTTAATTTCCTGTCTAGAGTGTTATCCTGTAGATAATCTGTAACAAGAGTTGCTTGAATTCCTTTTGGTTATGAACACTAGAGTAAGATACAACGGCACTTCAAATGTCTTCCGCATAATTATCGCTAGATACAACGCCACTTCAAATGTCTTCCGCATAATTTTTTGTTTGTTAGTCATATATCTAAATTatgttgtttttttttgcctattttgcCAGGTGGATGTTAAACGAGCTCGAATCAGGCCAATGCGGTATGAAAATGATTCATCATTCTACCAACACACTTCAAATCATAGCCCAGTTCACAACCAGTGGTACACTCAGTCTTCTAGTAATAACTCATATGTTGGTAATGGTCATAGAAGCTATGATGCAAAAAAGGTTTTTGTTGGTGGTCTACGAGGTAACATCACCAAAGAGCACCTCCAGAGCTATTTTGAGAAGTTCGGTACTATAACAGACGTTGTTGTGATACGTGAGGGGGCTACTCAGAAATCACGAGGCTTTGGTTTCATTACATTTGATTCAGAGGAGGCAATGGCAAAGGTCTTGGAGAGTAAATtccatgatttgaatgg
Protein-coding sequences here:
- the LOC125510708 gene encoding RNA-binding protein 1-like; translated protein: MALETRKLYVGGLLPSAQQEELKEHFSRYGEVLCVRVVRDWESDQCRGFAFVEFADDEGPRAALHEKEKANHVFGGRTVDVKRARIRPMRYENDSSFYQHTSNHSPVHNQWYTQSSSNNSYVGNGHRSYDAKKVFVGGLRGNITKEHLQSYFEKFGTITDVVVIREGATQKSRGFGFITFDSEEAMAKVLESKFHDLNGTKVETKIAIPKDHSYYQDGRQYGPMIWDGNNSPIGYAGVYPPQMQYVINNHYMIPIPQYMYSPAGEYGYMMNGGGPLTRQGPLYTGYPTPVGYGYNYMNTNRFGAQIVDSRSGNKMIEDITEQQQVEQQQVDLPGTNNISKQETSGIDDQATVTTL